The following coding sequences are from one Bifidobacterium sp. window:
- the mraY gene encoding phospho-N-acetylmuramoyl-pentapeptide-transferase: MISLIIGMLVSLVVTVVGTPLLIRLVHKLNYGQYIRQDGPKSHQVKRGTPIMGGVVINLAIVLGWGSSALYRYCSRGDLPSSSALLVLFAMLSMGLLGFIDDFAKVRKKQNLGLSVGAKFAGQFVLATIYALLSLLVPTKSGFPSAQAGISFIEKPFLTFDFAGRVLAAVLFVLWVNLLMTAWSNAVNLTDGLDGLAAGSSMIAFVGYGLIAFWESYHIKGGDHIGYSYAVSDPLDLSIIAVCAAVACFGFLWYNTNPASIFMGDTGSLSLGGLFAALSIATHTEVLAVIIGGLFVIETASDVIQVGFFKMTHKRVFKMAPIHHHFELKGWHESKVVVRFWMIELLLVLVGLVVFYGDWVARSGLIG; this comes from the coding sequence TTGATTTCACTGATTATTGGCATGTTGGTCTCGCTGGTGGTGACCGTTGTTGGCACGCCATTGCTCATTCGCCTAGTTCATAAGCTTAATTACGGTCAATATATTCGCCAAGATGGTCCGAAATCACATCAGGTTAAACGAGGCACCCCAATTATGGGCGGTGTGGTCATTAATCTGGCAATAGTGCTTGGCTGGGGGAGTTCGGCGCTATATCGTTATTGCTCCAGGGGTGATTTACCCTCATCGTCGGCATTGTTGGTACTGTTTGCCATGCTGTCGATGGGGTTATTGGGGTTCATTGATGATTTCGCGAAGGTCAGGAAAAAGCAGAATTTAGGTCTTTCCGTTGGCGCGAAGTTTGCTGGCCAGTTTGTATTAGCAACTATTTATGCCCTGCTGTCACTGTTGGTTCCAACCAAATCTGGTTTCCCCAGTGCTCAGGCTGGGATCTCTTTTATCGAAAAGCCATTTTTGACGTTTGACTTTGCTGGTCGAGTACTTGCTGCTGTGTTGTTTGTACTCTGGGTGAATCTGTTGATGACAGCGTGGTCTAATGCGGTGAATTTAACTGATGGTCTCGATGGTCTTGCTGCGGGAAGCTCGATGATTGCTTTCGTTGGGTATGGACTTATTGCTTTTTGGGAAAGCTACCATATTAAGGGAGGTGACCACATTGGGTATTCGTATGCGGTTTCAGATCCTCTCGATTTGTCGATTATTGCGGTTTGTGCAGCAGTGGCCTGTTTCGGATTCTTGTGGTACAACACTAATCCCGCCTCGATTTTTATGGGTGATACAGGATCATTGTCTCTAGGTGGATTGTTTGCTGCATTATCGATTGCAACACATACAGAAGTGCTCGCTGTGATAATCGGTGGTTTGTTTGTGATTGAGACTGCATCAGATGTAATCCAAGTTGGTTTCTTTAAGATGACTCATAAGAGGGTGTTCAAAATGGCACCGATACACCATCATTTCGAGCTTAAAGGTTGGCATGAATCAAAAGTTGTGGTGCGTTTCTGGATGATTGAGCTGCTGCTGGTACTCGTTGGCCTTGTGGTGTTTTATGGGGATTGGGTAGCTCGTTCAGGTCTGATTGGTTAA